From the genome of Alosa alosa isolate M-15738 ecotype Scorff River chromosome 20, AALO_Geno_1.1, whole genome shotgun sequence, one region includes:
- the LOC125285643 gene encoding serine protease 1-like — MPYSEQLYTGLDMKTLILLALLGVAWASDEKVVGGYECPKHSAPYQVSLSDGYFHFCGGSLISSQWVVSAAHCYNSRITVRLGEHSLNSNDGPEQHISAGKIIKHPYYNDNNLDNDIMLIKLSHPATLNSYVQTVSLPIRCPVADEPCMVSGWGNTATGGQTIMPDRLQCLRQPMIDDRICKNAYPHLMTENMLCSGFMHGGASSCQGDSGGPLVCGGQLQGVVSWGYECAQQGHPSVYARVCRYNSWIQSVMSSN, encoded by the exons ATGCCATACAGCGAACAGCTTTATACCGGCTTGGACATGAAGACCCTGATTTTGTTGGCTTTGCTCGGAGTGGCTT GGGCCTCCGATGAGAAGGTGGTGGGAGGTTATGAGTGCCCCAAGCACTCTGCTCCCTACCAGGTCTCCCTGAGCGACGGCTATTTCCACTTCTGCGGTGGCTCCCTCATCTCCAGCCAGTGGGTCGTGTCTGCTGCCCACTGCTACAACTC CCGCATCACTGTGCGTCTGGGTGAGCACAGCCTCAACTCCAACGATGGCCCCGAGCAGCACATCAGCGCTGGCAAGATCATCAAGCACCCCTACTACAACGACAACAACCTGGACAACGACATCATGCTCATCAAGTTGAGCCACCCTGCTACGCTCAACAGCTACGTCCAGACCGTGTCCCTGCCCATCAGGTGCCCCGTGGCCGATGAGCCCTGCATGGTGTCCGGATGGGGAAACACCGCCACTGGTGGCCAAA CTATCATGCCTGACCGTCTGCAGTGCCTTAGGCAGCCTATGATCGACGACCGCATATGCAAGAACGCCTACCCCCACCTGATGACAGAGAACATGCTCTGCTCCGGCTTCATGCATGGAGGAGCCAGCAGCTGCCAG GGTGACTCTGGTGGACCTCTGGTGTGCGGTGGCCAGCTGCAGGGTGTGGTCTCCTGGGGCTACGAGTGTGCTCAGCAGGGCCACCCCAGTGTCTACGCCCGCGTGTGCCGCTACAACAGCTGGATCCAGAGCGTCATGAGCAGCAACTAA